In the Salvelinus namaycush isolate Seneca chromosome 35, SaNama_1.0, whole genome shotgun sequence genome, one interval contains:
- the adss2 gene encoding adenylosuccinate synthetase isozyme 2 isoform X2: protein MSDFTQFSERFKVLASQYQSMYPTLVIDIDGELSKLRDYVEKVKPMVRDGVFYMYGALHGPPKNILVEGANAALLDIDFGTYPFVTSSNCTVGGVCTGLGMPPQNVGEVYGVVKAYTTRVGIGAFPSEQFNDIGELLQTRGKEVGVTTGRKRRCGWLDLVLIKYAHMINGFTALALTKLDILDVLPEIKVGVSYSVDGENIPNFPANQEVLQSVEVQYDTLPGWNSDTSTARTFDELPENAQKYVRYIEEHLGVPVKWIGVGKSRESMIQIF from the exons ATGTCTGACTTCACGCAGTTCTCTGAAAG ATTTAAAGTCTTAGCCTCGCAGTATCAGTCTATGTATCCGACCCTGGTGATTGATATCGATGGGGAGTTGTCCAAGTTGAGG GATTACGTGGAGAAGGTAAAGCCTATGGTGAGAGACGGGGTCTTTTACATGTACGGGGCCTTACATGGACCTCCCAAAAATATCCTGGTGGAAGGAGCCAACGCTGCCCTCTTGGATATTGACTTCG GGACATACCCTTTCGTGACCTCATCTAACTGCACAGTGGGCGGGGTGTGTACGGGGCTAGGCATGCCGCCCCAGAACGTGGGTGAGGTGTATGGCGTGGTCAAGGCCTACACCACCCGGGTTGGCATCGGCGCCTTTCCCTCAGAGCAGTTCAAT GACATTGGGGAGCTCCTGCAGACAAGGGGGAAAGAAGTGGGTGTAACCACGGGCCGTAAAAGGAGATGTGGTTGGCTGGACCTGGTGCTCATCAAATACGCCCACATGATCAACGGCTTCACTGC CTTAGCTCTCACCAAACTAGACATCTTGGATGTGCTCCCTGAGATCAAAGTTGGTGTGTCCTACTCTGTGGATGGTGAAAATATACCTAATTTTCCAG CCAACCAGGAAGTCTTACAGAGCGTTGAGGTTCAGTATGACACCCTGCCAGGTTGGAACAGTGACACCTCCACCGCCAGAACATTTGATGAGCTGCCAGAGAACGCCCAGAAATACGTCCGCTACATTGAGGAGCACCTCGGTGTGCCTG TGAAATGGATTGGCGTAGGCAAGTCTCGGGAGTCCATGATCCAGATCTTCTAA
- the zbtb18 gene encoding zinc finger and BTB domain-containing protein 18 — translation MEFPDHSRHLLQCLSEQRHQGFLCDSTVLVGDAQFRAHRAVLASCSMYFHLFYKDQLDKRDIVHLNSDIVTAPAFALLLEFMYEGKLQFKALPVEDVLAAASFLHMYDIVKVCKKKLKYKATAEADSTKKEEDASSCSDKVESFSEGSTGHPATADLLPSDDEDLEAKQDPSNLWMRLPSDRPGTPATATSPREADAHVSPPKLQSPAGSPSSSTGSLSRRSLGSRGSRSSRSSRRVSADADCVLDLSVKSSLTGPSESLSNNPYFCGRVTPDSLQGTLVQVKQEKNTGSDDEGLVSGDYEMDHSGPKATPPRTNGGLNHHGVGSHAHRRLGLEAHLSALRDASLASELERDDKVSDDDMLGGESERAQVEAASIDSALLPYVSNMLNAPHTQIFMCPLCNKVFPSPHILQIHLSTHFREQEGVRAKPASDVNVPTCSICGKTFSCMYTLKRHERTHSGEKPYTCTTCGKSFQYSHNLSRHAVVHTREKPHACKWCERRFTQSGDLYRHIRKFHCELVNSLSVKSEGLNLPNLHRDWAIEDSSQELWK, via the coding sequence ATGGAGTTCCCAGACCACAGCAGACATTTGCTACAGTGTCTGAGTGAGCAGAGGCATCAGGGTTTCCTTTGTGATTCCACTGTGCTGGTCGGCGATGCCCAGTTCCGAGCCCATCGAGCAGTGCTGGCTTCATGCAGCATGTACTTCCATCTCTTTTACAAGGACCAGCTCGACAAAAGGGACATTGTTCATCTGAACAGCGACATTGTTACAGCCCCGGCGTTCGCTCTCCTGCTAGAGTTCATGTACGAGGGGAAGCTCCAGTTCAAAGCCCTGCCCGTGGAGGACGTGCTGGCTGCAGCCAGTTTCCTACATATGTACGACATAGTCAAGGTCTGCAAGAAGAAGCTGAAGTACAAAGCCACTGCGGAGGCAGACAGCACCAAGAAGGAGGAAGACGCCTCCAGCTGCTCTGACAAAGTAGAGAGCTTCTCTGAGGGCAGCACGGGCCACCCGGCAACGGCCGACCTACTGCCCAGTGACGATGAGGACCTGGAGGCCAAGCAGGACCCCAGCAACCTGTGGATGAGGCTACCCTCTGACCGCCCGGGCACCCCGGCCACCGCCACCAGCCCAAGGGAGGCTGACGCCCATGTCAGTCCCCCCAAACTGCAGTCCCCTGCCGGCAGCCCTAGCAGCTCTACTGGCTCCCTGTCCCGGAGGTCCCTGGGCTCCCGTGGCTCCCGAAGCTCCCGTAGCTCTCGCAGAGTGTCAGCGGATGCAGACTGTGTCCTGGACTTGTCTGTGAAGTCCAGCCTGACGGGGCCCAGCGAGTCCTTGTCCAACAACCCCTATTTCTGTGGCCGGGTGACGCCCGACAGCCTGCAGGGCACCCTCGTCCAGGTGAAGCAGGAGAAGAACACAGGCTCAGATGATGAGGGCCTGGTGAGTGGCGACTATGAGATGGACCACAGCGGGCCCAAAGCAACCCCTCCCAGAACCAATGGAGGACTGAACCACCACGGGGTCGGCAGCCATGCTCACAGACGCCTGGGCCTGGAGGCCCACCTCTCGGCCCTACGTGATGCCTCCCTGGCCAGCGAGCTGGAGCGTGACGACAAGGTCAGCGACGATGACATGCTGGGGGGAGAGAGTGAGCGGGCCCAGGTCGAGGCGGCCAGCATCGACAGCGCCCTGCTGCCCTACGTGTCCAACATGCTGAACGCCCCTCACACTCAGATCTTCATGTGCCCCCTGTGCAACAAGGTGTTTCCCAGTCCGCACATCCTCCAGATCCACCTCAGCACACACTTTCGCGAGCAGGAGGGTGTGCGCGCCAAGCCCGCCAGCGATGTCAATGTGCCCACCTGCTCCATCTGCGGCAAGACGTTCTCCTGCATGTACACCCTGAAGCGCCACGAGCGGACTCACTCCGGGGAGAAGCCGTACACGTGCACCACGTGCGGTAAGAGCTTCCAGTACTCCCACAACCTGAGCCGGCACGCTGTGGTGCACACCCGAGAGAAGCCGCACGCCTGCAAGTGGTGCGAGCGGCGCTTCACCCAGTCTGGGGACCTGTACCGCCACATCCGCAAGTTCCACTGCGAACTGGTCAACTCGCTCTCTGTCAAGAGTGAAGGCCTCAACCTCCCCAACCTCCACAGGGACTGGGCCATAGAGGATAGTTCTCAAGAACTGTGGAAGTGA